The Leptodactylus fuscus isolate aLepFus1 chromosome 3, aLepFus1.hap2, whole genome shotgun sequence genome has a segment encoding these proteins:
- the LOC142198557 gene encoding galactose-3-O-sulfotransferase 2-like produces MNILFRYGESHNLTFAFPTIKFHYDYPNFFSTLNVSGFSTEKEQNYNIMCHHMRFHLPEVQKIMPSDTFYFTILRNPVTLMESSFAYYRDSSSFIRARNIETFLSNPNRYYQNMSYDSAFAKNLMTFDLGFNHNGPESEEQFKLLCQSVDAMFDLVLIAEYFDESLVLLKDALCWTLDDVLSIPLNTRSDRSRHVLSAQTEEKIKSWNQLDWQLYMYFKNSFWNRVERFGKERMEKEVEELRRRRAQVSEKCLDNQVEPYQLRDKSMVPYQPFAARILGYNLKPGLRREEQQLCHRLVLPELQYSELLWTKHYKTGEVSP; encoded by the exons ATGAATATCCTGTTCCGCTACGGAGAATCTCATAACCTGACGTTTGCTTTTCCCACCATAAAATTCCATTAtgactacccaaattttttttcAACGTTGAATGTTTCTGGCTTTTCTACCGAAAAAGAGCAGAACTACAATATCATGTGCCACCACATGCGCTTCCATCTGCCAGAG GTGCAAAAGATCATGCCCAGTGATACATTTTACTTCACCATCTTGAGAAATCCAGTCACCCTTATGGAATCTTCCTTTGCCTACTACAGGGACTCGTCTTCCTTCATTAGAGCTAGAAATATAGAAACCTTTTTAAGCAACCCCAACAGATATTATCAAAATATGAGCTATGATAGCGCTTTTGCTAAAAATCTCATGACTTTTGATCTTGGTTTCAACCACAATGGACCTGAGTCAGAAGAGCAATTTAAGCTGCTTTGCCAATCAGTAGACGCGATGTTTGATCTGGTCTTGATAGCAGAATACTTTGATGAGTCCTTGGTGCTCCTTAAAGATGCCCTCTGCTGGACTTTAGATGACGTCTTATCAATCCCACTTAATACCAGAAGTGACAGGAGTAGACATGTTCTTTCTGCTCAGACTGAAGAGAAGATAAAAAGTTGGAACCAGCTGGACTGGCAGCTGTATATGTACTTCAAGAATTCATTTTGGAATCGTGTAGAGAGGTTTGGGAAGGAACGTATGGAGAAAGAAGTGGAGGAACTAAGAAGAAGGAGAGCACAGGTTTCTGAGAAATGTCTGGATAACCAAGTGGAGCCATATCAACTAAGAGATAAATCCATGGTTCCATATCAGCCTTTTGCAGCTAGAATTCTTGGGTACAACCTGAAACCGGGGCTAAGAAGAGAAGAACAACAACTGTGTCACAGGCTGGTCCTTCCAGAACTCCAGTATAGTGAACTATTGTGGACCAAACATTACAAAACTGGGGAGGTATCACCTTAA